From a region of the Tursiops truncatus isolate mTurTru1 chromosome 13, mTurTru1.mat.Y, whole genome shotgun sequence genome:
- the LOC101339409 gene encoding methyl-CpG-binding domain protein 1 isoform X6: MAEDWLDCPALGPGWKRREVFRKSGATCGRSDTYYQSPTGDRIRSKVELTRYLGPACDLTLFDFKQGILCYPAPKAHSLAVPSRKRKKPSKPAKAQKRQVGPSKSEVRKEAPRDETKADAGTVPASLPAPGCCENCGISFSGDGTRRQRLKTLCKDCRAQRIAFNREQRMFKRVGCGECAACQVTEDCGACSTCLLQLPHDVASGLFCKCERRRCLRIVERVSRAGGVGPRLTCTPDPHSPGPMRHTSGPPQSRGCGVCRGCQTREDCGRCRVCLRPPRPGLRRQWRCVQRRCLRGKHGRRRGGCDSKVAPRRRPPRTQPLPALPPSQPPESPELHPRALAPSPPAEFIYYCVDEDELQPYTNRRQNRKCGACAACLRRMDCGHCDFCCDKPKFGGSNQKRQKCRWRQCLQFAMKRLLPSVWAGSEDGAGPPAPYPRRKRPGSARRPRLGQTPKPPLATPMAQPDRAQTPVKQEAGSGFVLPPPGTDLVFLREGASSPVQVPGPAPASTAALLQEAQCPGLSWVVALPQVKQEKADAQEDWTPGTAILTSPVLLPGCPSKAVDPGLPPVKQEPPDPEEDKEEENKDDPTADLAPEEEAGGAGTPVITEIFSLGGTRLRDTAVWLPSLQGRQSGREDGCKEWETEETLAPTSTSCKPRGWPGTHVSLSPPPTSMMWVSCRRSWCPSSQS; the protein is encoded by the exons ATGGCTGAGGACTGGCTGGACTGCCcggccctgggccctggctggAAGCGCCGTGAGGTCTTTCGCAAGTCAGGTGCCACCTGTGGACGCTCAGACACCTATTACCAGAG ccccacaggaGACAGGATCCGAAGCAAAGTTGAGCTGACCCGATACCTGGGCCCTGCGTGCGATCTCACCCTCTTTGACTTCAAACAAGGCATCCTGTGCTATCCAGCCCCTAAG GCCCATTCCTTGGCCGTCCCCAGCAGGAAGCGGAAGAAGCCTTCGAAGCCAGCCAAGGCTCAGAAACGTCAGGTTGGACCTTCGAAGAGCGAAGTCAGGAAGGAGGCCCCAAGGGATGAGACCAAGGCTGATGCTGGCACAGTCCCAGCCTCACTTCCTGCGCCTGG GTGCTGTGAGAACTGTGGAATCAGCTTTTCAGGGGATGGAACCCGACGGCAGCGACTCAAGACTCTGTGCAAGGACTGCCGAG CACAGAGAATTGCTTTCAACCGGGAGCAGAGGATGTTTAAG CGTGTGGGCTGCGGGGAGTGTGCGGCCTGCCAGGTAACAGAAGACTGTGGGGCCTGCTCCACCTGCCTTCTGCAGTTGCCCCATGATGTGGCCTCGGGGCTGTTCTGCAAGTGTGAGCGAAGACGGTGCCTCCGGATTGTGGAAAGGGTGAGTCGGGCAGGTGGGGTGGGCCCGAGGCTCACCTGCACTCCTGACCCTCATAGCCCTGGCCCCATGCGTCACACCTCCGGCCCCCCACAGAGCCGAGGGTGTGGAGTGTGCCGGGGCTGTCAGACCCGAGAGGACTGTGGCCGTTGTCGAGTCTGCCTTCGCCCTCCCCGCCCTGGTCTCAGGCGCCAGTGGAGGTGCGTCCAGCGGCGTTGCCTGCGG GGTAAACACGGCCGCCGCAGGGGAGGCTGCGACTCCAAGGTGGCTCCCCGGCGGCGCCCTCCCCGAACCCAGCCACTGCCTGCACTTCCGCCCTCGCAGCCTCCAGAGTCTCCAGAGCTG CACCCCAGAGCCCTGGCCCCCTCGCCACCTGCTGAATTCATCTATTACTGTGTAGACGAGGACGAGCTA cagCCTTACACGAACCGTCGGCAGAACCGCAAGTGTGGGGCCTGTGCGGCCTGCCTGCGGCGGATGGACTGTGGCCACTGCGACTTCTGCTGTGATAAGCCCAAATTCGGGGGCAGCAACCAGAAGCGCCAGAAGTGTCGTTGGCGCCAGTGCCTGCAGTTTGCTATG AAGCGGCTGCTGCCAAGTGTCTGGGCAGGTTCCGAGGATGGCGCCGGGCCACCCGCACCTTACCCGCGTCGAAAGAGGCCTGGCTCTGCTCGAAGGCCCCGTCTGGGTCAGACCCCGAAGCCTCCCTTGGCCACGCCCATGGCCCAGCCAGACCGTGCCCAGACTCCAGTGAAGCAGGAAGCAGGCAGTGGCTTTGTGCTGCCCCCGCCTGGCACCGACCTCGTGTTCTTACGGGAGGGTGCAAGCAGTCCCGTGCAGGTGCCTGGCCCAGCTCCAGCCTCCACAGCGGCTCTGTTACAG GAGGCCCAGTGCCCTGGCCTGAGTTGGGTCGTGGCCTTACCCCAGGTGAAGCAAGAGAAGGCGGATGCCCAGGAAGACTGGACACCGGGCACAGCCATCCTGACTTCTCCTGTATTGCTGCCTGGCTGCCCCAGCAAG GCAGTAGACCCAGGCCTGCCACCTGTGAAGCAAGAGCCACCTGACCCTGAGGAGGACAAGGAGGAGGAGAACAAGGATGACCCCACCGCTGACTTGGCCCcagaggaggaggcaggaggggctggCACGCCCGTG ATCACGGAGATTTTCAGCCTGGGTGGAACCCGCCTCCGGGACACAGCAGTCTGGTTGCCAAG TCTGCAGGGCAGGCAATCGGGAAGGGAAGATGGATGTAAAGAGTGGGAGACCGAGGAGACACTGGCGCCCACGAGCACGAGCTGCAAACCACGCGGATGGCCCGGAACCCATGTCAGCCTCTCACCACCTCCAACTTCGATGATGTGGGTTTCCTGCAGAAGAAGCTGGTGCCCTTCATCACAGAGTTAA
- the LOC101339409 gene encoding methyl-CpG-binding domain protein 1 isoform X17: MAEDWLDCPALGPGWKRREVFRKSGATCGRSDTYYQSPTGDRIRSKVELTRYLGPACDLTLFDFKQGILCYPAPKAHSLAVPSRKRKKPSKPAKAQKRQVGPSKSEVRKEAPRDETKADAGTVPASLPAPGCCENCGISFSGDGTRRQRLKTLCKDCRAQRIAFNREQRMFKRVGCGECAACQVTEDCGACSTCLLQLPHDVASGLFCKCERRRCLRIVERSRGCGVCRGCQTREDCGRCRVCLRPPRPGLRRQWRCVQRRCLRGKHGRRRGGCDSKVAPRRRPPRTQPLPALPPSQPPESPELHPRALAPSPPAEFIYYCVDEDELQPYTNRRQNRKCGACAACLRRMDCGHCDFCCDKPKFGGSNQKRQKCRWRQCLQFAMKRLLPSVWAGSEDGAGPPAPYPRRKRPGSARRPRLGQTPKPPLATPMAQPDRAQTPVKQEAGSGFVLPPPGTDLVFLREGASSPVQVPGPAPASTAALLQEAQCPGLSWVVALPQVKQEKADAQEDWTPGTAILTSPVLLPGCPSKAVDPGLPPVKQEPPDPEEDKEEENKDDPTADLAPEEEAGGAGTPVITEIFSLGGTRLRDTAVWLPSLQGRQSGREDGCKEWETEETLAPTSTSCKPRGWPGTHVSLSPPPTSMMWVSCRRSWCPSSQS, encoded by the exons ATGGCTGAGGACTGGCTGGACTGCCcggccctgggccctggctggAAGCGCCGTGAGGTCTTTCGCAAGTCAGGTGCCACCTGTGGACGCTCAGACACCTATTACCAGAG ccccacaggaGACAGGATCCGAAGCAAAGTTGAGCTGACCCGATACCTGGGCCCTGCGTGCGATCTCACCCTCTTTGACTTCAAACAAGGCATCCTGTGCTATCCAGCCCCTAAG GCCCATTCCTTGGCCGTCCCCAGCAGGAAGCGGAAGAAGCCTTCGAAGCCAGCCAAGGCTCAGAAACGTCAGGTTGGACCTTCGAAGAGCGAAGTCAGGAAGGAGGCCCCAAGGGATGAGACCAAGGCTGATGCTGGCACAGTCCCAGCCTCACTTCCTGCGCCTGG GTGCTGTGAGAACTGTGGAATCAGCTTTTCAGGGGATGGAACCCGACGGCAGCGACTCAAGACTCTGTGCAAGGACTGCCGAG CACAGAGAATTGCTTTCAACCGGGAGCAGAGGATGTTTAAG CGTGTGGGCTGCGGGGAGTGTGCGGCCTGCCAGGTAACAGAAGACTGTGGGGCCTGCTCCACCTGCCTTCTGCAGTTGCCCCATGATGTGGCCTCGGGGCTGTTCTGCAAGTGTGAGCGAAGACGGTGCCTCCGGATTGTGGAAAGG AGCCGAGGGTGTGGAGTGTGCCGGGGCTGTCAGACCCGAGAGGACTGTGGCCGTTGTCGAGTCTGCCTTCGCCCTCCCCGCCCTGGTCTCAGGCGCCAGTGGAGGTGCGTCCAGCGGCGTTGCCTGCGG GGTAAACACGGCCGCCGCAGGGGAGGCTGCGACTCCAAGGTGGCTCCCCGGCGGCGCCCTCCCCGAACCCAGCCACTGCCTGCACTTCCGCCCTCGCAGCCTCCAGAGTCTCCAGAGCTG CACCCCAGAGCCCTGGCCCCCTCGCCACCTGCTGAATTCATCTATTACTGTGTAGACGAGGACGAGCTA cagCCTTACACGAACCGTCGGCAGAACCGCAAGTGTGGGGCCTGTGCGGCCTGCCTGCGGCGGATGGACTGTGGCCACTGCGACTTCTGCTGTGATAAGCCCAAATTCGGGGGCAGCAACCAGAAGCGCCAGAAGTGTCGTTGGCGCCAGTGCCTGCAGTTTGCTATG AAGCGGCTGCTGCCAAGTGTCTGGGCAGGTTCCGAGGATGGCGCCGGGCCACCCGCACCTTACCCGCGTCGAAAGAGGCCTGGCTCTGCTCGAAGGCCCCGTCTGGGTCAGACCCCGAAGCCTCCCTTGGCCACGCCCATGGCCCAGCCAGACCGTGCCCAGACTCCAGTGAAGCAGGAAGCAGGCAGTGGCTTTGTGCTGCCCCCGCCTGGCACCGACCTCGTGTTCTTACGGGAGGGTGCAAGCAGTCCCGTGCAGGTGCCTGGCCCAGCTCCAGCCTCCACAGCGGCTCTGTTACAG GAGGCCCAGTGCCCTGGCCTGAGTTGGGTCGTGGCCTTACCCCAGGTGAAGCAAGAGAAGGCGGATGCCCAGGAAGACTGGACACCGGGCACAGCCATCCTGACTTCTCCTGTATTGCTGCCTGGCTGCCCCAGCAAG GCAGTAGACCCAGGCCTGCCACCTGTGAAGCAAGAGCCACCTGACCCTGAGGAGGACAAGGAGGAGGAGAACAAGGATGACCCCACCGCTGACTTGGCCCcagaggaggaggcaggaggggctggCACGCCCGTG ATCACGGAGATTTTCAGCCTGGGTGGAACCCGCCTCCGGGACACAGCAGTCTGGTTGCCAAG TCTGCAGGGCAGGCAATCGGGAAGGGAAGATGGATGTAAAGAGTGGGAGACCGAGGAGACACTGGCGCCCACGAGCACGAGCTGCAAACCACGCGGATGGCCCGGAACCCATGTCAGCCTCTCACCACCTCCAACTTCGATGATGTGGGTTTCCTGCAGAAGAAGCTGGTGCCCTTCATCACAGAGTTAA
- the LOC101339409 gene encoding methyl-CpG-binding domain protein 1 isoform X7: MAEDWLDCPALGPGWKRREVFRKSGATCGRSDTYYQSPTGDRIRSKVELTRYLGPACDLTLFDFKQGILCYPAPKAHSLAVPSRKRKKPSKPAKAQKRQVGPSKSEVRKEAPRDETKADAGTVPASLPAPGCCENCGISFSGDGTRRQRLKTLCKDCRAQRIAFNREQRMFKLPHDVASGLFCKCERRRCLRIVERVSRAGGVGPRLTCTPDPHSPGPMRHTSGPPQSRGCGVCRGCQTREDCGRCRVCLRPPRPGLRRQWRCVQRRCLRHLAHRLRRHHQRCQRRPPLAVAPPAGKHGRRRGGCDSKVAPRRRPPRTQPLPALPPSQPPESPELHPRALAPSPPAEFIYYCVDEDELQPYTNRRQNRKCGACAACLRRMDCGHCDFCCDKPKFGGSNQKRQKCRWRQCLQFAMKRLLPSVWAGSEDGAGPPAPYPRRKRPGSARRPRLGQTPKPPLATPMAQPDRAQTPVKQEAGSGFVLPPPGTDLVFLREGASSPVQVPGPAPASTAALLQEAQCPGLSWVVALPQVKQEKADAQEDWTPGTAILTSPVLLPGCPSKAVDPGLPPVKQEPPDPEEDKEEENKDDPTADLAPEEEAGGAGTPVITEIFSLGGTRLRDTAVWLPSLQGRQSGREDGCKEWETEETLAPTSTSCKPRGWPGTHVSLSPPPTSMMWVSCRRSWCPSSQS; the protein is encoded by the exons ATGGCTGAGGACTGGCTGGACTGCCcggccctgggccctggctggAAGCGCCGTGAGGTCTTTCGCAAGTCAGGTGCCACCTGTGGACGCTCAGACACCTATTACCAGAG ccccacaggaGACAGGATCCGAAGCAAAGTTGAGCTGACCCGATACCTGGGCCCTGCGTGCGATCTCACCCTCTTTGACTTCAAACAAGGCATCCTGTGCTATCCAGCCCCTAAG GCCCATTCCTTGGCCGTCCCCAGCAGGAAGCGGAAGAAGCCTTCGAAGCCAGCCAAGGCTCAGAAACGTCAGGTTGGACCTTCGAAGAGCGAAGTCAGGAAGGAGGCCCCAAGGGATGAGACCAAGGCTGATGCTGGCACAGTCCCAGCCTCACTTCCTGCGCCTGG GTGCTGTGAGAACTGTGGAATCAGCTTTTCAGGGGATGGAACCCGACGGCAGCGACTCAAGACTCTGTGCAAGGACTGCCGAG CACAGAGAATTGCTTTCAACCGGGAGCAGAGGATGTTTAAG TTGCCCCATGATGTGGCCTCGGGGCTGTTCTGCAAGTGTGAGCGAAGACGGTGCCTCCGGATTGTGGAAAGGGTGAGTCGGGCAGGTGGGGTGGGCCCGAGGCTCACCTGCACTCCTGACCCTCATAGCCCTGGCCCCATGCGTCACACCTCCGGCCCCCCACAGAGCCGAGGGTGTGGAGTGTGCCGGGGCTGTCAGACCCGAGAGGACTGTGGCCGTTGTCGAGTCTGCCTTCGCCCTCCCCGCCCTGGTCTCAGGCGCCAGTGGAGGTGCGTCCAGCGGCGTTGCCTGCGG CACCTTGCACACCGCCTCCGCCGCCACCATCAGCGATGTCAACGACGCCCTCCCCTAGCTGTGGCTCCCCCTGCT GGTAAACACGGCCGCCGCAGGGGAGGCTGCGACTCCAAGGTGGCTCCCCGGCGGCGCCCTCCCCGAACCCAGCCACTGCCTGCACTTCCGCCCTCGCAGCCTCCAGAGTCTCCAGAGCTG CACCCCAGAGCCCTGGCCCCCTCGCCACCTGCTGAATTCATCTATTACTGTGTAGACGAGGACGAGCTA cagCCTTACACGAACCGTCGGCAGAACCGCAAGTGTGGGGCCTGTGCGGCCTGCCTGCGGCGGATGGACTGTGGCCACTGCGACTTCTGCTGTGATAAGCCCAAATTCGGGGGCAGCAACCAGAAGCGCCAGAAGTGTCGTTGGCGCCAGTGCCTGCAGTTTGCTATG AAGCGGCTGCTGCCAAGTGTCTGGGCAGGTTCCGAGGATGGCGCCGGGCCACCCGCACCTTACCCGCGTCGAAAGAGGCCTGGCTCTGCTCGAAGGCCCCGTCTGGGTCAGACCCCGAAGCCTCCCTTGGCCACGCCCATGGCCCAGCCAGACCGTGCCCAGACTCCAGTGAAGCAGGAAGCAGGCAGTGGCTTTGTGCTGCCCCCGCCTGGCACCGACCTCGTGTTCTTACGGGAGGGTGCAAGCAGTCCCGTGCAGGTGCCTGGCCCAGCTCCAGCCTCCACAGCGGCTCTGTTACAG GAGGCCCAGTGCCCTGGCCTGAGTTGGGTCGTGGCCTTACCCCAGGTGAAGCAAGAGAAGGCGGATGCCCAGGAAGACTGGACACCGGGCACAGCCATCCTGACTTCTCCTGTATTGCTGCCTGGCTGCCCCAGCAAG GCAGTAGACCCAGGCCTGCCACCTGTGAAGCAAGAGCCACCTGACCCTGAGGAGGACAAGGAGGAGGAGAACAAGGATGACCCCACCGCTGACTTGGCCCcagaggaggaggcaggaggggctggCACGCCCGTG ATCACGGAGATTTTCAGCCTGGGTGGAACCCGCCTCCGGGACACAGCAGTCTGGTTGCCAAG TCTGCAGGGCAGGCAATCGGGAAGGGAAGATGGATGTAAAGAGTGGGAGACCGAGGAGACACTGGCGCCCACGAGCACGAGCTGCAAACCACGCGGATGGCCCGGAACCCATGTCAGCCTCTCACCACCTCCAACTTCGATGATGTGGGTTTCCTGCAGAAGAAGCTGGTGCCCTTCATCACAGAGTTAA
- the LOC101339409 gene encoding methyl-CpG-binding domain protein 1 isoform X24, which produces MAEDWLDCPALGPGWKRREVFRKSGATCGRSDTYYQSPTGDRIRSKVELTRYLGPACDLTLFDFKQGILCYPAPKAHSLAVPSRKRKKPSKPAKAQKRQVGPSKSEVRKEAPRDETKADAGTVPASLPAPGCCENCGISFSGDGTRRQRLKTLCKDCRAQRIAFNREQRMFKRVGCGECAACQVTEDCGACSTCLLQLPHDVASGLFCKCERRRCLRIVERSRGCGVCRGCQTREDCGRCRVCLRPPRPGLRRQWRCVQRRCLRGKHGRRRGGCDSKVAPRRRPPRTQPLPALPPSQPPESPELHPRALAPSPPAEFIYYCVDEDELPYTNRRQNRKCGACAACLRRMDCGHCDFCCDKPKFGGSNQKRQKCRWRQCLQFAMKRLLPSVWAGSEDGAGPPAPYPRRKRPGSARRPRLGQTPKPPLATPMAQPDRAQTPVKQEAGSGFVLPPPGTDLVFLREGASSPVQVPGPAPASTAALLQEAQCPGLSWVVALPQVKQEKADAQEDWTPGTAILTSPVLLPGCPSKAVDPGLPPVKQEPPDPEEDKEEENKDDPTADLAPEEEAGGAGTPVITEIFSLGGTRLRDTAVWLPRAGNREGKMDVKSGRPRRHWRPRARAANHADGPEPMSASHHLQLR; this is translated from the exons ATGGCTGAGGACTGGCTGGACTGCCcggccctgggccctggctggAAGCGCCGTGAGGTCTTTCGCAAGTCAGGTGCCACCTGTGGACGCTCAGACACCTATTACCAGAG ccccacaggaGACAGGATCCGAAGCAAAGTTGAGCTGACCCGATACCTGGGCCCTGCGTGCGATCTCACCCTCTTTGACTTCAAACAAGGCATCCTGTGCTATCCAGCCCCTAAG GCCCATTCCTTGGCCGTCCCCAGCAGGAAGCGGAAGAAGCCTTCGAAGCCAGCCAAGGCTCAGAAACGTCAGGTTGGACCTTCGAAGAGCGAAGTCAGGAAGGAGGCCCCAAGGGATGAGACCAAGGCTGATGCTGGCACAGTCCCAGCCTCACTTCCTGCGCCTGG GTGCTGTGAGAACTGTGGAATCAGCTTTTCAGGGGATGGAACCCGACGGCAGCGACTCAAGACTCTGTGCAAGGACTGCCGAG CACAGAGAATTGCTTTCAACCGGGAGCAGAGGATGTTTAAG CGTGTGGGCTGCGGGGAGTGTGCGGCCTGCCAGGTAACAGAAGACTGTGGGGCCTGCTCCACCTGCCTTCTGCAGTTGCCCCATGATGTGGCCTCGGGGCTGTTCTGCAAGTGTGAGCGAAGACGGTGCCTCCGGATTGTGGAAAGG AGCCGAGGGTGTGGAGTGTGCCGGGGCTGTCAGACCCGAGAGGACTGTGGCCGTTGTCGAGTCTGCCTTCGCCCTCCCCGCCCTGGTCTCAGGCGCCAGTGGAGGTGCGTCCAGCGGCGTTGCCTGCGG GGTAAACACGGCCGCCGCAGGGGAGGCTGCGACTCCAAGGTGGCTCCCCGGCGGCGCCCTCCCCGAACCCAGCCACTGCCTGCACTTCCGCCCTCGCAGCCTCCAGAGTCTCCAGAGCTG CACCCCAGAGCCCTGGCCCCCTCGCCACCTGCTGAATTCATCTATTACTGTGTAGACGAGGACGAGCTA CCTTACACGAACCGTCGGCAGAACCGCAAGTGTGGGGCCTGTGCGGCCTGCCTGCGGCGGATGGACTGTGGCCACTGCGACTTCTGCTGTGATAAGCCCAAATTCGGGGGCAGCAACCAGAAGCGCCAGAAGTGTCGTTGGCGCCAGTGCCTGCAGTTTGCTATG AAGCGGCTGCTGCCAAGTGTCTGGGCAGGTTCCGAGGATGGCGCCGGGCCACCCGCACCTTACCCGCGTCGAAAGAGGCCTGGCTCTGCTCGAAGGCCCCGTCTGGGTCAGACCCCGAAGCCTCCCTTGGCCACGCCCATGGCCCAGCCAGACCGTGCCCAGACTCCAGTGAAGCAGGAAGCAGGCAGTGGCTTTGTGCTGCCCCCGCCTGGCACCGACCTCGTGTTCTTACGGGAGGGTGCAAGCAGTCCCGTGCAGGTGCCTGGCCCAGCTCCAGCCTCCACAGCGGCTCTGTTACAG GAGGCCCAGTGCCCTGGCCTGAGTTGGGTCGTGGCCTTACCCCAGGTGAAGCAAGAGAAGGCGGATGCCCAGGAAGACTGGACACCGGGCACAGCCATCCTGACTTCTCCTGTATTGCTGCCTGGCTGCCCCAGCAAG GCAGTAGACCCAGGCCTGCCACCTGTGAAGCAAGAGCCACCTGACCCTGAGGAGGACAAGGAGGAGGAGAACAAGGATGACCCCACCGCTGACTTGGCCCcagaggaggaggcaggaggggctggCACGCCCGTG ATCACGGAGATTTTCAGCCTGGGTGGAACCCGCCTCCGGGACACAGCAGTCTGGTTGCCAAG GGCAGGCAATCGGGAAGGGAAGATGGATGTAAAGAGTGGGAGACCGAGGAGACACTGGCGCCCACGAGCACGAGCTGCAAACCACGCGGATGGCCCGGAACCCATGTCAGCCTCTCACCACCTCCAACTTCGATGA
- the LOC101339409 gene encoding methyl-CpG-binding domain protein 1 isoform X3, which produces MAEDWLDCPALGPGWKRREVFRKSGATCGRSDTYYQSPTGDRIRSKVELTRYLGPACDLTLFDFKQGILCYPAPKAHSLAVPSRKRKKPSKPAKAQKRQVGPSKSEVRKEAPRDETKADAGTVPASLPAPGCCENCGISFSGDGTRRQRLKTLCKDCRAQRIAFNREQRMFKRVGCGECAACQVTEDCGACSTCLLQLPHDVASGLFCKCERRRCLRIVERVSRAGGVGPRLTCTPDPHSPGPMRHTSGPPQSRGCGVCRGCQTREDCGRCRVCLRPPRPGLRRQWRCVQRRCLRHLAHRLRRHHQRCQRRPPLAVAPPAGKHGRRRGGCDSKVAPRRRPPRTQPLPALPPSQPPESPELHPRALAPSPPAEFIYYCVDEDELQPYTNRRQNRKCGACAACLRRMDCGHCDFCCDKPKFGGSNQKRQKCRWRQCLQFAMKRLLPSVWAGSEDGAGPPAPYPRRKRPGSARRPRLGQTPKPPLATPMAQPDRAQTPVKQEAGSGFVLPPPGTDLVFLREGASSPVQVPGPAPASTAALLQEAQCPGLSWVVALPQVKQEKADAQEDWTPGTAILTSPVLLPGCPSKAVDPGLPPVKQEPPDPEEDKEEENKDDPTADLAPEEEAGGAGTPVITEIFSLGGTRLRDTAVWLPRAGNREGKMDVKSGRPRRHWRPRARAANHADGPEPMSASHHLQLR; this is translated from the exons ATGGCTGAGGACTGGCTGGACTGCCcggccctgggccctggctggAAGCGCCGTGAGGTCTTTCGCAAGTCAGGTGCCACCTGTGGACGCTCAGACACCTATTACCAGAG ccccacaggaGACAGGATCCGAAGCAAAGTTGAGCTGACCCGATACCTGGGCCCTGCGTGCGATCTCACCCTCTTTGACTTCAAACAAGGCATCCTGTGCTATCCAGCCCCTAAG GCCCATTCCTTGGCCGTCCCCAGCAGGAAGCGGAAGAAGCCTTCGAAGCCAGCCAAGGCTCAGAAACGTCAGGTTGGACCTTCGAAGAGCGAAGTCAGGAAGGAGGCCCCAAGGGATGAGACCAAGGCTGATGCTGGCACAGTCCCAGCCTCACTTCCTGCGCCTGG GTGCTGTGAGAACTGTGGAATCAGCTTTTCAGGGGATGGAACCCGACGGCAGCGACTCAAGACTCTGTGCAAGGACTGCCGAG CACAGAGAATTGCTTTCAACCGGGAGCAGAGGATGTTTAAG CGTGTGGGCTGCGGGGAGTGTGCGGCCTGCCAGGTAACAGAAGACTGTGGGGCCTGCTCCACCTGCCTTCTGCAGTTGCCCCATGATGTGGCCTCGGGGCTGTTCTGCAAGTGTGAGCGAAGACGGTGCCTCCGGATTGTGGAAAGGGTGAGTCGGGCAGGTGGGGTGGGCCCGAGGCTCACCTGCACTCCTGACCCTCATAGCCCTGGCCCCATGCGTCACACCTCCGGCCCCCCACAGAGCCGAGGGTGTGGAGTGTGCCGGGGCTGTCAGACCCGAGAGGACTGTGGCCGTTGTCGAGTCTGCCTTCGCCCTCCCCGCCCTGGTCTCAGGCGCCAGTGGAGGTGCGTCCAGCGGCGTTGCCTGCGG CACCTTGCACACCGCCTCCGCCGCCACCATCAGCGATGTCAACGACGCCCTCCCCTAGCTGTGGCTCCCCCTGCT GGTAAACACGGCCGCCGCAGGGGAGGCTGCGACTCCAAGGTGGCTCCCCGGCGGCGCCCTCCCCGAACCCAGCCACTGCCTGCACTTCCGCCCTCGCAGCCTCCAGAGTCTCCAGAGCTG CACCCCAGAGCCCTGGCCCCCTCGCCACCTGCTGAATTCATCTATTACTGTGTAGACGAGGACGAGCTA cagCCTTACACGAACCGTCGGCAGAACCGCAAGTGTGGGGCCTGTGCGGCCTGCCTGCGGCGGATGGACTGTGGCCACTGCGACTTCTGCTGTGATAAGCCCAAATTCGGGGGCAGCAACCAGAAGCGCCAGAAGTGTCGTTGGCGCCAGTGCCTGCAGTTTGCTATG AAGCGGCTGCTGCCAAGTGTCTGGGCAGGTTCCGAGGATGGCGCCGGGCCACCCGCACCTTACCCGCGTCGAAAGAGGCCTGGCTCTGCTCGAAGGCCCCGTCTGGGTCAGACCCCGAAGCCTCCCTTGGCCACGCCCATGGCCCAGCCAGACCGTGCCCAGACTCCAGTGAAGCAGGAAGCAGGCAGTGGCTTTGTGCTGCCCCCGCCTGGCACCGACCTCGTGTTCTTACGGGAGGGTGCAAGCAGTCCCGTGCAGGTGCCTGGCCCAGCTCCAGCCTCCACAGCGGCTCTGTTACAG GAGGCCCAGTGCCCTGGCCTGAGTTGGGTCGTGGCCTTACCCCAGGTGAAGCAAGAGAAGGCGGATGCCCAGGAAGACTGGACACCGGGCACAGCCATCCTGACTTCTCCTGTATTGCTGCCTGGCTGCCCCAGCAAG GCAGTAGACCCAGGCCTGCCACCTGTGAAGCAAGAGCCACCTGACCCTGAGGAGGACAAGGAGGAGGAGAACAAGGATGACCCCACCGCTGACTTGGCCCcagaggaggaggcaggaggggctggCACGCCCGTG ATCACGGAGATTTTCAGCCTGGGTGGAACCCGCCTCCGGGACACAGCAGTCTGGTTGCCAAG GGCAGGCAATCGGGAAGGGAAGATGGATGTAAAGAGTGGGAGACCGAGGAGACACTGGCGCCCACGAGCACGAGCTGCAAACCACGCGGATGGCCCGGAACCCATGTCAGCCTCTCACCACCTCCAACTTCGATGA